The genomic window GCAGTTAAACAAATCTTATCAGCGCCTCAATAATTCAATACCACTGGGAACCACTATGGCTAAAGAGGAGATTTTTGAGAGTTCATTTGAGAACGACCGTTTTTTAATGGCGCTTGAAGACGACAATTTATTTCGTCCACGGCAAATTACTGATCTGGATGCATCACAGAGCAGTGAGAATGCCACGCAGTATAATGATGAGAATGTAAATGCAGATACCGAACCATCGCACGTTGCTATTCCCAACAAATTACCTTGTACGAGCACTTTAGCTGCAGCAATCGCACGTTTAAAGGCACAAATGTCTAAGCCCTTCAGTTCACCGCCTCCAGCGTATCCAAACTCAGGTTGTGAAAAGACAGAACCAGAGGTTCCGACAAGTAGCATTAAAGAACTGCGAAAAAACAATGAACAGTGTGTGGTTGAGAAGCAAAAGCCAAAAGAAAAGACACATATATCGAAGGATCAACTTAAGTCTGCACCACCAATACCGCCAACGACAACGTCGAAAAGCAAGAAATCACAGAATCGTCAACGCAAATCAAAGGTTAAGCGATTGGCACAAAAGTTCAACTCAAAACTATCCCAATTGATGTGTCATGAGTCAACCGAGACAAAAGAGAACAGCGTAGATAACGAATCGGATGAGGAAGTAAAAGTTGAAGAGTTGCATACTAGCAAGTTGCCAGTTGTGCTCAAGCCGAATCCAGAACGGGGTAGCTGTTTGCCGAAGCAACGTGTCTCTCCACGCCAACTGCCACGTAAAATACGTGAACAACGCTAcatcaatgaaatgaaaatccTACAGGGCTCACGAAAACGCTGCATTGACCCAGTCAGCTCAATGTCTTTCGATACGTTTGGACCACCGAGGAAAATACACCGCACTTGGACTGAACGCTTACAATCAACAGCGAGCTATCGGGAAATGCTGATGGAACGTATGTTCTGCAATTGGATCACGGAGAAATATGGTGTCACTTTCGATATCCACTCAGTAGAAAACAGCGAGGATTCTTTCACAAATGCTGACGAAGCGAACACTTCGAAATGTCCAGTCATATCAAAGTCGGAGTTCTGTCTGTTGTTTGGAAAGGCGATGGTGAAGTTCGAAAGCGTAGAATCGCGAGTAATGCGACGAAACGGTACTCATgaagcattaaaaataattaatgatcCACGAGAACAACAGAACACTCACAAAAGTGTTGAGGTTGAATTGCCAATTAGCCAAATTGGCACTTCCATCAATGAAAAACTACCACAGGAAgcctccaatcgagtccaaaggAAGGTGAAACGTCAGGCGCCACAACCACCCACAGCAATTAATGAGATTCCAGAACAGCAGGACACTAACAAAAGTGTAGTTGAGGCTAAATTTCCAATTAGCCAAATTAGCATTTCCATCGATGAAAAAATACCCCAGGAACCCTCCAGTCGAGTCCAAGGGAAGGTGAAATGTCAGGCGCCACAACCCCCCACGGCAATTAATGAGATCCCAGAACAGCAGGACACTAACAAGAGTGTAGTTGAGGTTGAATTGCCAATTAGCCAAGCAGAGGAACCCTCCAAACGAGTCCAAGGGAAGGTGAAGCGTCAGGCGCCACAACCCTCCACGGCAGTTAATGAGGCCCGACAACAACAAGACACTAACAGAGGAGTAATTGCGAGTGGAGCGTCGAATAACATAACATCACCAGATGGCACATTGCAGAGCACTATAGATAGCTTCATTGATCTTGGCTTTGAAACGGGTTCAAATTATACGGAAAGTCCCAATCGTACAGTAGCACCAGCGATTACaccaaagcaaataaaaagtgcGTCACCGCCTTCCGTCAAATTAACGCCCGGACTGGATAAAAGTAGGCCACAAAACAGCTTTAGCTTTTCGTCTTCGACACCGGATAAGAGCTTGCAAAATATATCACTACCAATCTTCAGCAGCAATACCGCCCGCATGATAGAACAGGAATTTATTAGTCCCATACGTACAGTTAGCGGAGGCCGTCGCCGCTTGTGGCAGGCTAATGATTCACGTCAGAATTCGCCATCTATGCAAGTTATCTGTGAAGATCCCTTGGAGCATGTCGAACCGTCGAAAACAGCGAACTCGCCTATTCTCTCTGAAAATAGCTTCTGTAGTACTACTTTCAACTTAATTATGGCCAATAACACTGAGCATCAAGATAAGTCATCAAAGTTTTGGGTGTGCGCTGTGGACTTTAAAATTGCTCTGGATATATTCTACAGCCCACCAGATCGCCTATACCTACTAAATCGAATATTCAGCCAAAAGAGCTGTAAGAGTCAGGATTTGTACTTTGGCATCGATGATCAAAAATTTTCTATGCGTAATGCAATCGAAAAGACGGACATCTCAGCGCGCCTACCTGCAGTGAAAGGCTGCTCTTACTATTGGTTCTGCACCGGTGAACTGGCTGTGCCATTCAACGGTAAACGTTTAGCAACAGAAAAGATTCAACGTTTGTTCAGTTTCATAAAAGATTCAATGACAGATAATATGCGGCTACGCTTTGGCGTCGATAACTATGAATTTTCTAGGGCGTCTGACAACAAAGGAAACAGCAACAGATTTTCAATGCTTGCTGGCCCGCATGAAAAACGCAGTGGTACTAATTCAAACTATTCAAAAGCAAGCAACCGAAATGTCTCCgaaaatggttcaaaaatagATCGTAAAAATTTACACCACACCCTAGAATCGTCCCGCAATGCGACTGCAAAAAACAGTTTCCACAATGAAAAAATTGATATCGAAACCTTGGAAAAACTATTCCAAGATGATGCAAAAAGCCTGGATGCCAAGTTGGACAGGCTGAGACTCACACGAACGATatcaaaaatgataaataacctaaagaaggtaaatattgaTTTAAAAGAATTGGAAAAACGCATGAAAATGTATTCGAATCACTCGGGCATGGCTAAAGCTATCCTACCTCACTCCAAAGAATCGCCGCTTTATATGCAAAAATTGCGCATCATCACCTGTGCCATCAACAGTCTTCTAAGCGAAAACGGTTTCACGGCATGCAGCAAGGAACAGTTGGAGGGTTTTATGCTCTTTCTAACACACTATGCCCATATTTGTTTGGAAAGATGCAACAAGCACATGATAAACGTGTTGGACGCACTAGTAAAACACCATCAAGAAAATATAGACAAGGCTAATATTCAATTGGGGTTGGCTGAAGCCAATGGCAACGAGCTGAAAAAGCCTTAAATGCCGATGCTAAATTTCTTATAGATTTTATGACTCGTACTTTGCCTTTTGTTATTGACTTATTACCTTTGGTTTGGAAACGCGTAAACAttcatggtaaaaaaaaaataaaaaaaaaaaatttaagtaatagtTTGTGTTACCAAATGGCGTTTAATTGAGCTCTACTttagaaattaattattaacttaatttaattaatcatTAATAGTAGTATTTTTATCaaatcagatttttaatattttttgtcatcAATTTTAGCTGTCTTTAAGTTcgtttttacatatgtacatacctaacTTGACATAacataatacatatttacttttaaataaacttaggcTAAGAAACTCTGTAAAAACATGAactccaaaaataaattttcacttgtaaaaaaaaaccgaagGTGCGCTTGCTTGTTATCATTAAACGAAAATAGTTACGGCGgccaccatagccgaatgggttggtgcatgactactattcggaattcacagagagaacgtgggtgaaacaccaaaattaagaaaaaatattttcctaatagcggtcgcccctcggcaggcaatggtaaaccttcaagtgtagttctgccatgaaaaagctcctcgtcgTTCGTTGAAATTTTTGAAGCTAACGATAGGTTAAAAAAGATCCAGCAGatcaaattttcgtttttcgttCGCGTTGTTTTAAGTCAAATGAATTAGCccagtttttttcttataacgatCCCAGCATTTTTGCTACGGACAACCACTATATTCTTGCTTTATATAATGAGCCGAGTGCATAAAAAGGTAGATGTATTCTTTTGCATCCTTACGGAAAAATCAACGCTCCAATGCCCGAAAtcgataatattttacatttacgtACAGTTGCACcattcttttgcttttttgttgtgTATCCAGCAGTTGGACGATTCGTTTTATTCAAGACAAACtcgaaatttttagtttaagtgtgaaaatttcaaacaaatttcaaacaaagaagcgtatcaaaaacaaaaaagcattgTCAACCACcaaatcgcaaaaaaaattaagtcggctattttacttttactattTAGTACTACTTTATAGTGTGTATCCAGCAGCTTGCCGGTTAGCTTGAATTCCGCAAGTACATACTTTCCAGTGGCCCATTTAGAACTGTCTCCTTTTTGCTTTACAACACTAGGCCTTTTAGATTCGTGAAGCATTAGCCAGTGGCGAAGAGATGAAGCGAttggtataaatgaacatactTTGGCAGCGCTGGAATAGAGTTACCAAAAATTACTTTTGTCTGGAAACACTTAATGAGTAATTAGGACCGCGTTCGGTTTGGGAAACATTGGTTGCTTCAACTCATTATCGGTAACGCTCGAGCCTTGTCAACACCCTTCGTGTTCTCGATCTTCTCAATGTTGTTATTGACTGTAGACCAAAAACTAAACTATTGTAAGCAACAGAGTTGCCGTGCATGAACACGACGGTCAACAACAGAGGAGAACTCGCAAAGTTAAAGCAACAAAAGTTTCCCTGTATGAACGTGGTCTAATGAAACTCTCTTGAAagagagttggcagcattggaaatagtgagttataccagttttatgaggcatAAATCCTCTTCGTTTCGCCAAGAGTTAGccagtggcgaatagatgaagcaactgctataaatgaatatatgctggcaacgcgggaatagagctgtcttaaattatattgtatgtTTTTGTAAGATAGTGAGTTACACCAGTCGGCGAATCTtaatcgataactttgttgttgctttcgcatgtaaattttttctaaagttaatcgagcatagagatagcgagcagggaaatggcgaatagaagagaccTTATAGACCTATAATCGATCTTGCTCGCTAACTTGGTTGTTTTCACATGCACATTTGTGTGAGCAGAGCGAGCAGAAAAGTGGCGAATCGAAGCGCTTACTATTAATCAGGTCACATATAGTTAGGCGCCTTCAACTCAAATCGGTTAGAAGGTATCAACTCAAGTAGGACATTTTGGGTTGTTTACTTTCCACATAATACACGAAATTTCCTAGTCTTCTGTTACAGGTCGGGTGCAAAAATAATACATCTCATATAGACTAGGTACTTACACTAGCTCTGCTGAAAAGCTATGTTTTCTTCACACAAAGTATGAATAACTCTTAGCTAATAACTACGTAATTTAAGCATAAATACAAACGTGCATATGCAGTTTTGTTAGTAGAATACCGTaacataatataaataatgcAGTTCTTTCTGAAGTCAACCTAGCGGTTTTCCATTGcgatcacacacatacatacacaacaaATTTATCAGCATGGAGAAACTTTTCCTTTCTTTctttgtgataaaaaaaaccCGCAACCGATTAAATAAACGCCAaggttgaaatatttactttttctttatgAAATTTCGGTTACACAAATTtgcaatgaaaattttgaagaaacggCACATCTTACTCGCAATGTTTCTGTGGCTCAATTACCTGCATTTTACTAACAATAaagtatttcataaaaaaaactaacaaaggAGTGTTAATGCTGCCGCGAGCAGCTGGTACATAATTAGCGACCAATAGCTGCCGCGCATACTCAATATCCTTCGACAGCTCGCGGCTTAGCAACGAAACACAGCATAACAAATAGCCGCTCCACATGTACTTAGGTACCTACGTAGGTACGATTATTAAACCGGTGATGAGGTTTAACGGCGAAACCTAATCTGTGGGCGTGATTTTTCTTAACGTTCTTGGAACTTCGGCTGATGATGGCGAATATCTTGGAAAATCATGTACAATGGATTTACGTGGCGCATCGTTTAAGATTATGTTGATATTCTATCCTTTTCTAACACATTTGCATATCAGCAACTTGCGCTCAGTACATCACGATATAAAATGCAGGCACATGATGTCGCGACTCACTATGAATGGGAAAGTCATAGAAGATGGTCGAGCTTACGAAGTGTACACTTctcaaaaagaaatagaaaaaattcagaaaaaactcAACGATAAAGTGTTAGTGAATTCGATAGCAAAAAAGTTGGAGAATGGTAATACATCAGCGCAGCCGATTTTGATTGATACTGCATCGTTCAATCGGGAGGAACTGCAGGAATACATTGCCATCTCCGAGAAAATCGAGCGCCTCATGCAGTTAAACAAATCTTGTCAATGGCTCAATAATCCAACGCCACTGAAAGCCATTATGACTCAAGAGGAGCTTTTTGAGTGCCCATTTGATAACGACCATTTTTATATGGCGCTTGAGGACGCGAATTTATTTGGTCCACGCCAAATTACTGATCTGGATGCATCAAATAGCAGTGAGAATGCGACGCAGTCTAACGACGAGAATGTCAATGCCGATATCGGACCATCGCGCGGTGCTACTCCCACCAAATTACCTTGTACGGACAGTGTAATCACAAGTTTTAAAACACAAATGTCAAACTCCTTGGGTTCACCGCCTCCACCGTATCAGGAACTCGATTCAGCCAAATCATGTTGCGAAAAAACAGAACCAGAGGTTCCGACAAGAAGCACCGAAGaactgcgaaaaaaaaatgaacagtGTATGGTTGCAAAGGAGAAGCCACAAGAAAAGGCACATGAATCCAAAGATCAACGTAAGTCTGACCCACCAGTACCGCCAACGACAACGTCAAAAAGCAAGCAATCACCAAATCTTCCACGCAAACCAAATGTTAAGCAATTGGTGCAACTGTTCGACTCAAAAATATCCCAATTGATGTGTCATGACTCGACCgagaaaaaatattctaaatcgTCGATTGCAAAACCTGCCTTGATAAAGCCCCAGCAAGTTGAAGAGTTGTATATTAGCAAGCTGACTGTTgtattcaagccgactccaaaacGGGGTGGTTGTTTACCTAAGCAACGTATTCCTCCACGACCGCTGCTACGTAAATTGCGAAAGCGCTGCCATGACACAGTAACCTCGATGTCTTTCGATACGTATGGACCACCAAAGAAAATACATCGCACTTGGATCGAAGACTTCCAGCCAAAGGCGATCATTCGGAATTTGCAGATTGGTTTGTTCTGCGATTGGATCATAGAGAAATATGTTCTCAGTTTTGATATCACCACCGTAGAAAACAGCGAGGATTCTTTCACAAATGCTGACGAAGCAAACACCGCGAAATGTTTAGTCAAATTGAAATTGAAGGTTGGTTGTTTAAAGTTCAGTTCAAATGAAACTTTACATcctttcatatgaagagtgtaccaacataacacaAATTTAGGATACTAGCAACgctctctcttatcgaaccgcaaaacttagtGAACAATTTAGTAaactatatattattttaaacttaaacttaagACATTTGTATTCCTTCGCATATTACAATCGAACTAACAAACGTCTCTATCTCTCTGTTCTCCCTACAGCCACCCGAAAATGAGCTTCAGAAATCGCACGATCACAATTCGGCCGCCTTGAGCGAACATCAGTTGCGTGTGCAGGCCTCGCTGCAGCGTCTCAATATCCCCGACTGGTTCCGACAATACAATCAGAACACATCACGTTCGCCGGAAGGCAATACGACTGCTTACAAACCGGGTAATTTCACACGCAAACGCACCACAGAGTCTGGCCGTTGGGCGGGACTCAACTCGAAAACTACATCACTTAGCTCACTTGGCTCACAGCGTTCCGATCGCAGTCCACTATTGCTCAGTCCCTCGGCGCATAGTCATCATGGTGGACAGGTGGTACAACAGCCTGGTGCCACCACCACGAGCGCTTACGGCACAGGCGGTGGTGCAGGCGCATTTTCACGTTGGTCCACCTCGCATTTGAATTCGTCACAAACATCACCCAGCGTGTCGCAACGTGGCTCCTTCACACGTGGCGGTCCAATCAACTCCAGTTTCATATCGGTGGCTAGCGGACAAAGTAGTGTGATAAGAAGTTCCTACCGGCAGCCATATTTGGGTTGGCGCAGTACGGAGAAGTTGTCACAGCGCACTCCCCATGAACGGTGAGTAAACAACTGCACTTATGACTTTAATCGATTAAACTTGAGTTTATTACCACCATTTTTCTCTTACAGCTTGGCTTCGTCACTAATCGCGCAACAACAACGCACATCGCCCACACAAAGAAATGCTAGCGGCGCCGCGAACGGTGACAATGGCAAATTGCTGCCAGTTACACCGGAAATACAGAGCTCCATTAAGGAGGTCACTTCGGCGATTGTGCATTATGTGAACGATCAgacgcaacaacaacagcgcagTAGATCGGCGAGTCCCAACTCGAGGTAGGCTGattgaaaatagaaaacaaaaaaactgcagCTGACGCCACGTCCGCCGTTATGTCATAACGTCACACACACCAGCACAAAGCtaaacacatacgcacacaaaaACAATGCCAAATGACACgtcaaagtatttgaaaaaattgtgtcgGCTTACGCAAAAGTTAATTTTGCATCCGTGTgtccatgtgtgtgtgtaacagTTCTTCCATTAGACGTAAATTTATAACTGGCTTTTTGTACGTATATATCCATGTTCACATAGTGTTGACTAGTGAGGCACTCACTTCACAGGCTGATTGGTTCTAGAGTATTTATGTGCACTCAAACCCAAACTGTATTTGTTTCACTAagctccaaaaacaaaaacaactacaatACTTAatcgcatatatatgtatacatacctaCTATGTAGCCAATATACTAAACGCAAACTGCAAGTCACAATTCAAACTTATGTGTCGTAGTATCAGCAAAAACCTGGGACCAGCACCAAACAAACCAAACAaacagccaaccaaccaaccaaccaccaAAAGCACCATAAT from Anastrepha ludens isolate Willacy chromosome 5, idAnaLude1.1, whole genome shotgun sequence includes these protein-coding regions:
- the LOC128862740 gene encoding uncharacterized protein LOC128862740, which encodes MAKEEIFESSFENDRFLMALEDDNLFRPRQITDLDASQSSENATQYNDENVNADTEPSHVAIPNKLPCTSTLAAAIARLKAQMSKPFSSPPPAYPNSGCEKTEPEVPTSSIKELRKNNEQCVVEKQKPKEKTHISKDQLKSAPPIPPTTTSKSKKSQNRQRKSKVKRLAQKFNSKLSQLMCHESTETKENSVDNESDEEVKVEELHTSKLPVVLKPNPERGSCLPKQRVSPRQLPRKIREQRYINEMKILQGSRKRCIDPVSSMSFDTFGPPRKIHRTWTERLQSTASYREMLMERMFCNWITEKYGVTFDIHSVENSEDSFTNADEANTSKCPVISKSEFCLLFGKAMVKFESVESRVMRRNGTHEALKIINDPREQQNTHKSVEVELPISQIGTSINEKLPQEASNRVQRKVKRQAPQPPTAINEIPEQQDTNKSVVEAKFPISQISISIDEKIPQEPSSRVQGKVKCQAPQPPTAINEIPEQQDTNKSVVEVELPISQAEEPSKRVQGKVKRQAPQPSTAVNEARQQQDTNRGVIASGASNNITSPDGTLQSTIDSFIDLGFETGSNYTESPNRTVAPAITPKQIKSASPPSVKLTPGLDKSRPQNSFSFSSSTPDKSLQNISLPIFSSNTARMIEQEFISPIRTVSGGRRRLWQANDSRQNSPSMQVICEDPLEHVEPSKTANSPILSENSFCSTTFNLIMANNTEHQDKSSKFWVCAVDFKIALDIFYSPPDRLYLLNRIFSQKSCKSQDLYFGIDDQKFSMRNAIEKTDISARLPAVKGCSYYWFCTGELAVPFNGKRLATEKIQRLFSFIKDSMTDNMRLRFGVDNYEFSRASDNKGNSNRFSMLAGPHEKRSGTNSNYSKASNRNVSENGSKIDRKNLHHTLESSRNATAKNSFHNEKIDIETLEKLFQDDAKSLDAKLDRLRLTRTISKMINNLKKVNIDLKELEKRMKMYSNHSGMAKAILPHSKESPLYMQKLRIITCAINSLLSENGFTACSKEQLEGFMLFLTHYAHICLERCNKHMINVLDALVKHHQENIDKANIQLGLAEANGNELKKP
- the LOC128862741 gene encoding uncharacterized protein LOC128862741 isoform X1 produces the protein MDLRGASFKIMLIFYPFLTHLHISNLRSVHHDIKCRHMMSRLTMNGKVIEDGRAYEVYTSQKEIEKIQKKLNDKVLVNSIAKKLENGNTSAQPILIDTASFNREELQEYIAISEKIERLMQLNKSCQWLNNPTPLKAIMTQEELFECPFDNDHFYMALEDANLFGPRQITDLDASNSSENATQSNDENVNADIGPSRGATPTKLPCTDSVITSFKTQMSNSLGSPPPPYQELDSAKSCCEKTEPEVPTRSTEELRKKNEQCMVAKEKPQEKAHESKDQRKSDPPVPPTTTSKSKQSPNLPRKPNVKQLVQLFDSKISQLMCHDSTEKKYSKSSIAKPALIKPQQVEELYISKLTVVFKPTPKRGGCLPKQRIPPRPLLRKLRKRCHDTVTSMSFDTYGPPKKIHRTWIEDFQPKAIIRNLQIGLFCDWIIEKYVLSFDITTVENSEDSFTNADEANTAKCLVKLKLKPPENELQKSHDHNSAALSEHQLRVQASLQRLNIPDWFRQYNQNTSRSPEGNTTAYKPGNFTRKRTTESGRWAGLNSKTTSLSSLGSQRSDRSPLLLSPSAHSHHGGQVVQQPGATTTSAYGTGGGAGAFSRWSTSHLNSSQTSPSVSQRGSFTRGGPINSSFISVASGQSSVIRSSYRQPYLGWRSTEKLSQRTPHERLASSLIAQQQRTSPTQRNASGAANGDNGKLLPVTPEIQSSIKEVTSAIVHYVNDQTQQQQRSRSASPNSRKCWLESSFVGIRPLDSPQTPVIENTATAFSSATNTNNSVSSSQYNNYNYNYNYNTNNSSSNTLTAITTPNSVGGIGITTAITTNPHVLRMNGLSIVGGAPERSLSTASLEDVLASLLGLPSSSASSGGVQGVNVGAGAGAGVGASVGVGVNVNAGPSSTSEPYARSTTTGDSASQSLVTFRHMPQQLQQPQNPQSQLQLQQSQQQLLAQLQAEQQRLRRRSEGDAPQQQKQQQPSLHNQNAKTNSSVSNTIGLPTHTNAGNYPADGNATVIGGGGTGSGSCVIGTGNATLSTRRVSLGDSSESNNKTTSELQIKCRNTKCDRSATPADAKKYYKSCHNCTHLYCSRECRRAHWEKHRKACLHSRASNLCRQVLATCKDDVDSQRHLSLLARKGFLSQGRGVVRVLFRSAEAAESFIKHGFQCMGEASYVRWPDLMPAEMGLELYSELLKLSTEYKPDSKMLIYVAICVVSEAPGMGQAPVRWERQLVSRCAKLKLCKSILAELEQQLQALQQQQPQPPLTVVAVPEPTTEILILTFNPSLRSNANQGELILSNILDILSRRGVLLRKHYPEIYQRLQTYTDGQTEKFNPVTLHPRDSQTGKSFVCIIMPVYSSDSDVIKLPSASDGGNRVTTIDVGSPAALAQLDDDELLTRSTS
- the LOC128862741 gene encoding uncharacterized protein LOC128862741 isoform X2, encoding MDLRGASFKIMLIFYPFLTHLHISNLRSVHHDIKCRHMMSRLTMNGKVIEDGRAYEVYTSQKEIEKIQKKLNDKVLVNSIAKKLENGNTSAQPILIDTASFNREELQEYIAISEKIERLMQLNKSCQWLNNPTPLKAIMTQEELFECPFDNDHFYMALEDANLFGPRQITDLDASNSSENATQSNDENVNADIGPSRGATPTKLPCTDSVITSFKTQMSNSLGSPPPPYQELDSAKSCCEKTEPEVPTRSTEELRKKNEQCMVAKEKPQEKAHESKDQRKSDPPVPPTTTSKSKQSPNLPRKPNVKQLVQLFDSKISQLMCHDSTEKKYSKSSIAKPALIKPQQVEELYISKLTVVFKPTPKRGGCLPKQRIPPRPLLRKLRKRCHDTVTSMSFDTYGPPKKIHRTWIEDFQPKAIIRNLQIGLFCDWIIEKYVLSFDITTVENSEDSFTNADEANTAKCLVKLKLKPPENELQKSHDHNSAALSEHQLRVQASLQRLNIPDWFRQYNQNTSRSPEGNTTAYKPGNFTRKRTTESGRWAGLNSKTTSLSSLGSQRSDRSPLLLSPSAHSHHGGQVVQQPGATTTSAYGTGGGAGAFSRWSTSHLNSSQTSPSVSQRGSFTRGGPINSSFISVASGQSSVIRSSYRQPYLGWRSTEKLSQRTPHERLASSLIAQQQRTSPTQRNASGAANGDNGKLLPVTPEIQSSIKEVTSAIVHYVNDQTQQQQRSRSASPNSRKCWLESSFVGIRPLDSPQTPVIENTATAFSSATNTNNSVSSSQYNNYNYNYNYNTNNSSSNTLTAITTPNSVGGIGITTAITTNPHVLRMNGLSIVGGGDSASQSLVTFRHMPQQLQQPQNPQSQLQLQQSQQQLLAQLQAEQQRLRRRSEGDAPQQQKQQQPSLHNQNAKTNSSVSNTIGLPTHTNAGNYPADGNATVIGGGGTGSGSCVIGTGNATLSTRRVSLGDSSESNNKTTSELQIKCRNTKCDRSATPADAKKYYKSCHNCTHLYCSRECRRAHWEKHRKACLHSRASNLCRQVLATCKDDVDSQRHLSLLARKGFLSQGRGVVRVLFRSAEAAESFIKHGFQCMGEASYVRWPDLMPAEMGLELYSELLKLSTEYKPDSKMLIYVAICVVSEAPGMGQAPVRWERQLVSRCAKLKLCKSILAELEQQLQALQQQQPQPPLTVVAVPEPTTEILILTFNPSLRSNANQGELILSNILDILSRRGVLLRKHYPEIYQRLQTYTDGQTEKFNPVTLHPRDSQTGKSFVCIIMPVYSSDSDVIKLPSASDGGNRVTTIDVGSPAALAQLDDDELLTRSTS